The Zygosaccharomyces rouxii strain CBS732 chromosome A complete sequence genome window below encodes:
- the BIG1 gene encoding Big1p (similar to uniprot|P38813 Saccharomyces cerevisiae YHR101C BIG1 Integral membrane protein of the endoplasmic reticulum required for normal content of cell wall beta-1 6-glucan): MLFLWSVLNLLLAVVSSAEELVEQTHVPVLMWSHHLIPALHKYLGKFDNSLELPLSTLFQVVREFTEDCETSAFIFINQPGLRKDDLVEYEEEFVNLERYLRKSSTALAFEQVELMPDDTFEQLTEYVQEICRIDKLLYVEGDNLESFQPYIDIEKRIIRIEYPPLPEDPELRGQAILTFDSNLKKMLAQVPSPAHRVIYTSLEPNTDVLESTGRIFQHIFQDKDREIPIERNNHHLDIPPQFNDYKPKFEGMTGEYLSIFDADFIQENKQLLIAITTSLFGFLILQLVPSRSPTTTGTTKDKNPAEDIKIADKKPLEPPKINLETSDETDSSN, from the exons ATGCTCTTCCTTTGGTCAGTACTGAATCTCCTGTTGGCTGTTGTTTCATCAGCAGAGGAATTGGTCGAACAGACCCATGTTCCAGTTTTGATGTGGTCTCATCATTT AATACCGGCACTTCACAAATATTTAGGTAAGTTTGACAACTCGTTAGAATTACCCCTTAGTACTTTGTTTCAAGTTGTTAGAGAATTCACTGAAGATTGCGAAACCAGTGCATTCATATTCATCAATCAACCTGGACTAAGAAAAGATGATCTTGTGgaatatgaagaagaatttgttaaTTTGGAAAGGTATTTGAGAAAAAGTTCTACAGCATTGGCTTTTGAACAAGTGGAATTGATGCCAGATGATACCTTTGAGCAATTGACTGAATACGTTCAAGAAATTTGTAGAATTGATAAGTTACTTTATGTGGAAGGGGATAATCTTGAGAGTTTTCAACCATATAtcgatattgaaaagagaattatCCGTATTGAATACCCACCTTTGCCTGAAGATCCAGAATTACGAGGACAGGCCATTCTTACATTTGActcaaatttaaaaaaGATGTTAGCGCAAGTGCCATCTCCTGCGCATAGGGTCATCTATACTTCTTTAGAGCCAAATACAGATGTCCTAGAATCTACGGGAagaattttccaacatattttccaagataaGGATCGTGAAATACCTATTGAACGTAATAACCATCATCTGGACATTCCACCACAATTTAACGACTATAAACCAAAATTTGAGGGTATGACAGGGGAATATTTATCAATATTCGATGCAGATTTCATTCAAGAGAATAAACAATTGCTAATTGCAATTACCACCTCATTATTCGGGTTTTTAATCTTGCAATTAGTACCATCAAGGTCTCCGACTACCACTGGTACTACTAAGGATAAAAACCCCGCTGAAGATATTAAGATTGCTGATAAAAAACCACTGGAGCCTCCCAAGATCAATTTGGAGACGTCAGATGAAACCGATAGTTCTAATTGA